In one Gammaproteobacteria bacterium genomic region, the following are encoded:
- a CDS encoding adenosylcobalamin-dependent ribonucleoside-diphosphate reductase, which produces MTASEETMAESAFTTEIAHHVWETKYRFRADGEGDRTIEDTWRRIARALAAAERERSWEARFYSALEGFRFLPGGRIQAGAGTGRRVTLFNCFVMGTVVDSMDGIFDALKEGALTMQQGGGVGYDFSTLRPQGTPAKAVGGVASGPVSFMRIWDAMCATLLSTGARRGAMMATLRCDHPDILTFIRAKQTPGELRNFNLSVLVTDELMEAVRDGREWPLVFPGDGGNETIVRRWSGSMEPVPCRVHARVPARELWEELMRATYDHAEPGVLFIDRINRLNNLWYREHISATNPCGELPLPPYGACDLGSINLAAFVREPFTPHAALDLDAVAATARIAVRMMDDVIDVSRFPLAKQAEMARGARRAGLGVTGLADALIMLGLHYGEAPARALAARAMRTICHAAYRCSAELAGEKGPFPFFDRDRYLEGEFVRTLPEDIRDAIARHGIRNSHLTAIAPTGTISLLANNVSSGIEPVFDFHYRRRVLSQDGSLSEHVLTDYALERWRALRGAEPRPRWFVSALELPPQAHLDMQAALQPYVDNSISKTINVPADFPFERFKDVYRYAFDKGLKGCTTYRPNLVTGAVLEAAAEDAKLCCVPEREAD; this is translated from the coding sequence ATGACCGCGAGCGAGGAGACGATGGCAGAGTCGGCCTTCACGACCGAGATCGCGCACCACGTCTGGGAGACCAAGTACCGCTTCCGCGCCGACGGCGAAGGCGACCGCACGATCGAGGACACCTGGCGCCGCATCGCCCGTGCGCTTGCGGCCGCCGAGCGCGAGCGAAGCTGGGAAGCCCGCTTCTACTCCGCCCTCGAGGGCTTCCGCTTCCTGCCGGGCGGCCGCATCCAGGCGGGCGCCGGCACCGGCCGGCGCGTCACGCTCTTCAACTGCTTCGTGATGGGCACCGTCGTAGACTCGATGGACGGCATCTTCGACGCGCTCAAGGAAGGCGCGCTCACGATGCAGCAAGGCGGCGGCGTCGGCTACGACTTCTCGACGCTGCGGCCGCAGGGCACCCCGGCGAAAGCCGTCGGCGGCGTCGCCTCGGGCCCGGTCTCCTTCATGCGCATCTGGGACGCGATGTGCGCGACGCTCTTGTCCACGGGGGCCCGGCGGGGCGCCATGATGGCGACACTGCGCTGCGACCATCCGGACATACTCACCTTCATCCGCGCGAAGCAGACGCCGGGGGAGCTGCGCAACTTCAACCTATCCGTGCTCGTCACGGACGAGCTGATGGAGGCCGTGCGCGACGGGCGGGAATGGCCGCTCGTGTTTCCGGGCGACGGCGGGAACGAGACGATCGTGCGGCGGTGGTCGGGCTCGATGGAGCCCGTGCCCTGCCGCGTGCATGCGCGCGTGCCAGCGCGCGAGCTCTGGGAGGAGCTCATGCGCGCGACGTACGACCACGCGGAGCCCGGCGTGCTCTTCATCGACCGCATCAATCGCCTGAACAATCTCTGGTATCGCGAGCACATCAGCGCGACCAACCCGTGCGGCGAGCTGCCGTTGCCGCCGTACGGCGCCTGCGACCTCGGCTCCATCAACCTCGCGGCGTTCGTGCGCGAGCCGTTCACGCCGCATGCGGCGCTCGACCTCGATGCCGTCGCGGCGACGGCACGCATTGCGGTGCGCATGATGGACGACGTGATCGACGTGTCGCGCTTTCCGCTGGCGAAGCAGGCGGAGATGGCGCGCGGCGCCCGTCGTGCCGGTCTCGGCGTGACGGGGCTCGCCGACGCCCTGATCATGCTCGGGCTCCACTACGGCGAGGCGCCGGCGCGCGCGCTCGCTGCTCGCGCGATGCGGACGATCTGCCACGCCGCATACCGCTGCTCGGCGGAGCTCGCCGGCGAGAAGGGACCGTTCCCGTTCTTCGATCGCGACCGCTATCTAGAGGGCGAGTTCGTGCGCACGCTGCCGGAGGACATTCGCGACGCCATCGCGCGCCACGGCATCCGCAACAGCCATCTCACCGCGATCGCACCGACGGGGACCATCAGCCTGCTCGCGAACAACGTGTCGAGCGGCATCGAGCCCGTGTTCGACTTCCACTACCGCCGGCGCGTGCTCTCGCAGGACGGCTCGCTCAGCGAGCACGTGCTCACCGATTACGCGCTCGAGCGGTGGCGCGCGCTGCGCGGCGCGGAGCCGCGGCCGCGCTGGTTCGTGAGCGCGCTCGAGCTGCCGCCGCAGGCGCACCTCGACATGCAGGCCGCGCTCCAGCCGTACGTGGACAACTCCATCTCGAAGACGATCAACGTGCCAGCGGACTTCCCCTTCGAGCGCTTCAAGGACGTGTACCGGTACGCGTTCGACAAGGGCTTGAAGGGCTGCACCACCTATCGGCCGAACCTGGTCACCGGGGCCGTGCTCGAAGCCGCGGCGGAGGACGCGAAGCTCTGTTGCGTGCCGGAGCGCGAGGCCGATTAG